The sequence GAGTGAAAAGGGGAGAGGAAGATGACTATAGAAAGCCGATAGTCCGGTAGGTCCTTGTAAGGCGAGTGAAAGAACTTTATTTGAAATTTCCCTCAGGTACTTTAAGCTTTCGAGAGAGATAGAGATGGCCTGCTTTATTGGAACTTCCTACGTGAGAAGGCATTCCCCCAGACCTAAATGGCTATACCTCAGCTTATATCCGACCTTCTATTCTAACCACTTTAAGTGGAAATATCTTTAGAGAATAACTTAACTTGTAAACTGGATTTGACCCTTGGGTCATGTGCCCTTGAAGTTACCTCCTTTCAAAGACCCAGAAGTCTTCGACTACCTTTACTTTGAAGAAGAAGAAGATTTAGCCATTGGTTTGGCTACCACTCTAGTGGAGCACCGTGATAAGGCGCCTATTACTGACTTCTTTTTCATGATCTCAAGACGACTTAAGCAAACCGATTAACAAAGGGATTTCGTGGTATTAAGGCTCATACGCTCGACCAAGAGTAAATGGGGGAAGCAGGTTTTGAGGCGAATGTCATGAAAGAAAAGAAGGGCGCGGTTCCGTCGGGCTAAGGTAGCCTTTTTTATTTAATTGAATTCCAAACCAATAGACTTCAGTCTTTATAACTACTTACTTATACAGCTTGATCTACTACGAAAGAAGCTAGACAAGATCTTCTCGGGGGCACGGCCAGCTAAGGCTATCCAATAAATAGGTAAGCGTCTTTTTCCGATACTCTTCTTCTTTCTTATGGTTGATGTGATGGAAGCTAGGGTCATCGGCTATAGCTTCTAAAGTTACAAGCTGTTCAGCAAGTGATTTCATTCCCTTTTCTCGTCAGTGATCGATAGCTTTCAAGAGGGGCTTTCCAATGCGGCATTCACAAGGTTGAGTGAAAGAATACAAAAAAGAATGACCCAAGGGGGACGAGGCTATTCTCGCCTCACTTGAGCGGGTAGGAGCTGCTTCTTCCTGATTGGTTAACCAGAGAAAAGATTGTGGATCAATGTTATCCACTGAAACGAAAGAAAAGATCTTTTGATGTGCCTCTTTCGGTTGCTATCTAGCTTTACCGAATGAAGTTAGTCACCTTCCTTTTCCGCTTTCAGACAAGTAGCTAAGTCGTCTTAATCCAGCGACGAAAACTCTTGCGCTAGGAGAAAGGCTCAATCCATCCCCTCGCTTTGTCGCCCCTATCTCGAACGCCGTTGCTTCTTCCCTCGCCTAAACCTAAACTAGTCCTACTCCTACAGCTTGCGCCGAAGATTCACTACCAGCTCTTTTACCGCCCGTAGTTGACTGATTGGAGTCAGGAACTACTTTTTGGAATATTGCCCTTTCTTTTGACTTTACTTGCCCAAAATTCTATTCCTTGACACTATAGTTGGCTGAAACCGGAAAGGCCTTAAAACAATCCCGTACTTCTGGCTCTAGCCCGCTTCACTGCATATGAAACAAACGGTTAGGTTAGACCGAAGGCATTTCTTCCCTAGAGACCTGTCCCCCCATAATTGACTTTTGGTCTAAAGAGATAGACTTGGCTCTCTTATCTTTCAATCTGGACTTGCATGTGTTCCGCATATGACTATTTCGAGTGATTGCTGCTATCTTTAAGAAGGGGGAAACCCCAAAGACCTAGACAGCGAAAGTCAAAGCTAGTTCCTCTTCCAATATACTACCGCTACCTTAATCCTATCAAATATTTATATTATATTTATCCTTTGAATTACTCATATATATCTAATTTCATTTCGCACCGGAAACGATTCTAGGAGAAGTTCGAATCCGTTCCGTTCGGATATTGATCGGTCTTGGTTTGACATGGTTTACGCGTTACTGGTTCCCGGAAGAGTTAATATCTCCATTAGCTAAACCCTTTCTTACCCTGTCTTTGGACTCGTATTTTGTTTGTACACAATCAACGGAGGCCTCCCCGACATATGTTGCAACGTCTTCAATAGCATGTTCTTACTTCGTCTTTCCCTTAATAAGTCATCAAATTTGGTGCTTTTTGATCCCCAGTTGCTATGGGGAACAAAGGAGGAAATACAATCGATTCCTCTATTTAAGTGGTTCTCGCTTCTCCTTGTTCCTGTTCCTAACTCTTCCCCGGGTAGTTCCCAATGTTTGGTACTTTCTATACTTCGTGGGTGCAACATCAACAAATTCGCTCATGATCAAGTTACAACCTAAGATCTATGACCATATTATGCTAACTGTTCGTATTTCGTTCATTCCATCGGTATGCTCTCAGGTACCTGTAATTGTGATCTGTTTGCCAGAACCAAGGGGTCTTTCTGTG is a genomic window of Glycine soja mitochondrion, complete genome containing:
- the tatC gene encoding Sec-independent protein translocase component TatC, whose product is MIGLGLTWFTRYWFPEELISPLAKPFLTLSLDSYFVCTQSTEASPTYVATSSIACSYFVFPLISHQIWCFLIPSCYGEQRRKYNRFLYLSGSRFSLFLFLTLPRVVPNVWYFLYFVGATSTNSLMIKLQPKIYDHIMLTVRISFIPSVCSQVPVIVICLPEPRGLSVETFTNNRRFLMVFPLLTAALSTPPDIWCQIVARFLISSIIELTIFVASIVQVREEAGRVE